The following are encoded together in the Streptomyces sp. NBC_00358 genome:
- a CDS encoding RidA family protein has translation MSGAVEAKLAELGLTLPGVVPPLAAYQPAVQSGVYVYTAGQLPMVDGKLPVTGKVGAEVTAEEAKELARTCALNALAAVKSVVGDLDRIARVVKVVGFVASASDFTGQPGVLNGASELLGAVLGDKGVHARSAVGVAVLPLDAPVEVEIQVELTHA, from the coding sequence GTGAGCGGGGCGGTCGAGGCGAAGCTCGCCGAGCTCGGGCTGACCCTTCCGGGTGTCGTTCCGCCGCTGGCCGCGTACCAGCCCGCCGTGCAGTCGGGCGTGTACGTGTACACCGCCGGGCAGCTTCCGATGGTGGACGGGAAGCTTCCGGTCACCGGGAAGGTCGGGGCCGAGGTCACGGCCGAGGAGGCCAAGGAGCTGGCCCGTACGTGCGCGCTGAACGCGCTGGCGGCGGTGAAGTCGGTCGTGGGCGACCTCGACCGCATCGCGCGTGTCGTGAAGGTCGTGGGCTTCGTGGCCTCGGCGTCGGACTTCACCGGGCAGCCCGGTGTGCTGAACGGCGCGAGTGAGCTGCTCGGGGCTGTGCTGGGTGACAAGGGCGTGCACGCGCGGAGTGCGGTCGGTGTCGCTGTTCTGCCGCTGGACGCGCCAGTGGAGGTCGAGATCCAGGTGGAGCTCACGCACGCGTAG
- a CDS encoding DUF4177 domain-containing protein, producing the protein MTKWEYSTVPLLVHATKQILDTWGEDGWELVQVVPGPNNPEQLVAYLKREKSA; encoded by the coding sequence ATGACCAAATGGGAATACTCCACTGTGCCGCTGCTCGTCCATGCCACGAAGCAGATTCTGGACACCTGGGGCGAGGACGGCTGGGAGCTGGTCCAGGTCGTGCCCGGACCGAACAACCCCGAGCAGCTGGTGGCCTACCTGAAGCGCGAGAAGTCCGCGTGA